In Wolbachia endosymbiont of Spodoptera picta, a single window of DNA contains:
- a CDS encoding FtsK/SpoIIIE family DNA translocase: MLKKQLKSAIYLLFLMYIYISVFSYNYKDPSLNTSTNEEVTNLGGIVGSYLADILVQFFGLASITIATTIVYFLISKRLLKILYLILINLGICATLEQLSLGITTRYMHSGIVGNTLISHCPFYIFTVVVSIGIVGLIGWKRTVYSLLFLCKKIFSLFTKVLFFRLRKTTDYSIAPLVIEGKYRIIRQQPKERQKKATEEIFKPPSSEFEFPSIHLLSKVEESMQRKQLNALESNKNLSLLEQVLSDFGVQGKIISVCYGPVVTLYKLEPQAGTKSARVIGLADDIARSMSALSARISIIRGQNAMGIELPNKEREIVMLRDLLESPEYQNANLNLPIALGKEISGKPVIADLTKMPHLLVAGTTGSGKSVAINTMILSLVYRLSPDECKMIMIDPKMLELSIYDAIPHLITPVVTEPKKAVIALKWSVKEMENRYRMMSYLNVRNVINYNQKITEAMNSGIELERVVQIGFNSTTGKPLFEKIPIKMETFPYIVVIVDEMADLMLVAGKDIECSIQRLAQMARAAGIHIIMATQRPSVDVITGVIKANFPTRISFAVTSKIDSRTILGEQGAEQLLGMGDMLYMASGGKIIRVHGPFVSDDEVQNIADHLKTQGEPNYMEEITQEDENSFAESEGETEDEENDLYKQAVAIIQRDQKVSTSYIQRQLRIGYNRAANIVERMEKEGIVSAPSYSGKREILVE; this comes from the coding sequence ATGTTAAAAAAACAGCTAAAATCAGCGATATACCTGTTATTCTTAATGTATATATATATATCGGTTTTTAGCTATAATTATAAAGATCCATCCTTAAATACATCTACAAATGAAGAAGTAACAAATTTAGGTGGAATAGTAGGTTCATATTTAGCTGATATATTAGTTCAATTTTTTGGACTCGCTAGTATTACAATAGCTACAACCATAGTTTACTTTTTGATATCAAAAAGGCTGCTGAAAATTCTCTATTTAATATTAATCAATTTAGGAATATGTGCTACATTAGAGCAACTTTCGCTCGGTATCACTACTAGGTACATGCACAGTGGAATAGTCGGCAATACTCTAATTAGCCACTGCCCGTTTTACATATTCACAGTAGTAGTATCAATAGGTATTGTAGGATTGATTGGTTGGAAGAGAACGGTTTATTCTTTGCTTTTCCTATGTAAAAAAATATTTTCCCTTTTTACAAAGGTTCTGTTTTTCAGGTTACGTAAAACTACTGATTATTCAATAGCACCATTAGTAATAGAGGGAAAATATAGAATCATTAGACAACAACCAAAAGAAAGACAGAAGAAAGCTACCGAAGAGATTTTTAAACCACCTTCTAGCGAGTTTGAGTTTCCAAGCATTCACTTACTTTCTAAAGTGGAAGAATCTATGCAGAGAAAACAGTTGAATGCATTAGAGAGCAATAAGAATTTATCTCTGCTCGAACAGGTGCTGAGTGATTTTGGCGTGCAAGGAAAAATTATAAGTGTATGTTATGGACCGGTTGTGACTTTATACAAACTTGAACCACAAGCAGGTACAAAATCTGCAAGAGTGATTGGTCTTGCAGATGATATTGCACGTTCAATGAGTGCACTTTCTGCACGTATTTCAATAATTCGTGGACAAAATGCCATGGGAATAGAATTGCCAAACAAGGAGCGAGAGATTGTGATGCTGCGTGATTTACTTGAATCGCCAGAATACCAAAATGCAAACTTAAATCTTCCAATTGCGCTTGGCAAGGAAATAAGCGGAAAACCAGTTATTGCAGATCTGACTAAAATGCCCCACTTGCTTGTTGCCGGAACTACAGGGTCAGGTAAGTCGGTTGCAATTAACACGATGATTCTGTCGCTTGTTTATCGACTAAGTCCTGATGAATGCAAGATGATAATGATCGATCCAAAAATGCTTGAGCTTTCAATATATGATGCAATACCGCATCTAATAACACCAGTGGTAACAGAGCCAAAAAAAGCTGTTATTGCTCTTAAGTGGAGCGTGAAAGAGATGGAAAATCGCTATCGTATGATGTCATATTTAAATGTGCGGAATGTAATAAACTATAATCAAAAAATTACAGAAGCGATGAATAGCGGAATAGAATTGGAACGTGTTGTACAGATTGGCTTTAACTCAACAACTGGTAAACCTTTGTTTGAAAAAATACCGATTAAAATGGAGACATTTCCGTATATTGTGGTGATTGTAGATGAAATGGCAGATTTAATGCTTGTTGCTGGCAAAGATATAGAATGCTCTATTCAACGTTTAGCTCAGATGGCTCGTGCTGCAGGGATACACATCATAATGGCAACACAACGCCCATCTGTAGATGTGATAACAGGTGTGATAAAAGCAAACTTTCCAACGAGAATTAGTTTTGCTGTTACTTCTAAGATAGATAGCCGTACAATACTTGGTGAACAAGGGGCTGAACAATTGCTCGGTATGGGTGATATGCTTTATATGGCCTCTGGTGGTAAGATTATTCGAGTTCACGGTCCATTTGTAAGTGATGATGAGGTGCAAAATATAGCTGATCATCTAAAAACGCAAGGTGAGCCAAACTACATGGAGGAAATCACTCAAGAAGATGAAAATTCTTTCGCGGAATCAGAAGGTGAAACAGAAGATGAAGAGAACGATCTATACAAGCAAGCAGTGGCCATCATTCAGAGAGATCAAAAGGTTTCAACTAGTTACATTCAAAGGCAACTTAGAATAGGCTATAACAGAGCTGCAAATATTGTTGAAAGAATGGAGAAAGAAGGTATTGTCAGTGCTCCGAGTTACTCAGGAAAGAGAGAGATATTGGTAGAATAA
- a CDS encoding YggT family protein: MHPIIYLLNLLLDLYSFILICSVVFDLLVKLNVVNMYNEIVSSIMQTLNRLTYPPLKVIRRYIQPFNGLDLSVMILIIAIHFVKYTITYYFK, translated from the coding sequence ATGCATCCAATCATATACTTACTTAACCTGCTACTAGATCTTTACAGCTTCATTCTAATATGCTCAGTTGTTTTCGATTTGTTGGTTAAATTGAATGTGGTTAACATGTATAATGAGATTGTAAGCAGCATAATGCAAACTTTAAACAGACTCACTTATCCTCCACTAAAGGTTATCAGAAGGTATATACAACCATTCAATGGATTAGATTTATCCGTGATGATATTGATAATAGCAATTCACTTTGTAAAATATACAATTACTTATTACTTTAAGTAG
- a CDS encoding TRP75-related protein, translating into MFKFFSKILFILIFGFFAIHNAEAKSKVKLSKRYIPPGNPGGANFHVDEDFAESYKLYEKRRALLKKKKLQGQINANINKEDLIKKLKEKKIASLDNEPNNVGACIVEDEEDAMINQHGINLARLKGAVFIDQEPVSQYESKQHKSEQQKGKNVTSTREKKVSPINVTIKESPSRRTCSHDSITDLNRTPQHSLNGSSSFGSVVDTVK; encoded by the coding sequence ATGTTCAAGTTCTTTTCTAAGATTTTATTTATATTAATTTTTGGGTTCTTTGCTATACATAACGCTGAAGCTAAGTCTAAAGTGAAGCTCAGTAAAAGGTACATACCTCCTGGTAACCCTGGTGGTGCAAATTTTCATGTAGATGAGGATTTTGCTGAGTCGTATAAATTATACGAAAAGCGTAGGGCGCTCCTTAAGAAAAAAAAGTTACAAGGTCAAATTAATGCTAACATAAATAAAGAAGATCTAATCAAAAAATTAAAAGAAAAAAAAATTGCTAGCCTTGATAATGAGCCAAACAACGTGGGAGCTTGCATAGTTGAAGATGAAGAGGATGCTATGATCAATCAGCATGGTATTAATCTTGCACGTTTAAAGGGTGCTGTATTTATAGATCAAGAGCCAGTTTCTCAGTATGAAAGTAAGCAGCATAAAAGTGAACAACAAAAAGGGAAAAATGTTACTTCAACACGAGAAAAAAAAGTTTCCCCTATAAATGTTACTATAAAAGAAAGTCCATCAAGAAGAACGTGCTCTCATGATTCTATTACTGACCTAAATAGAACACCACAGCATAGTTTAAATGGTTCAAGTTCATTTGGCAGTGTAGTTGACACAGTAAAATAG
- a CDS encoding ClpXP protease specificity-enhancing factor SspB, translating into MDKTDYQKSLSHAKFQVIKKALDTILDNVFTPHLEILFFTRFNGVAIPDYLKESYPTQMLIILQHQFYSLKVFEDKFSVSLSFLGKQEQVTVPFFAISEFHDKISGDTLVFSVDSDKEYESEKCAEKSSNGSIISIDQLYDK; encoded by the coding sequence ATGGATAAAACAGATTATCAGAAGTCGCTTAGTCATGCTAAATTTCAAGTTATCAAAAAGGCTCTAGATACTATATTAGATAATGTTTTTACTCCTCACTTAGAGATACTGTTTTTTACTCGATTTAATGGTGTTGCCATACCAGACTACTTGAAAGAATCATATCCTACTCAAATGCTTATTATATTACAGCACCAATTTTATAGTCTAAAAGTTTTTGAGGATAAGTTTAGTGTCAGTTTGAGCTTTCTTGGAAAACAAGAACAAGTCACTGTACCGTTTTTTGCTATTAGTGAGTTTCATGATAAAATTTCAGGAGATACTTTAGTATTTAGCGTTGATTCTGATAAAGAATATGAAAGTGAGAAATGTGCTGAAAAGTCATCAAATGGTAGTATTATATCTATAGATCAACTTTACGATAAGTAG
- the ispG gene encoding flavodoxin-dependent (E)-4-hydroxy-3-methylbut-2-enyl-diphosphate synthase has translation MLDRDLTLSDDAYESSPVSRHKTHAVKVGQVKIGGNNPIVVQSMALGTHIDSDNIKSSAQKYAKEVIELAHAGSELVRIALNSEEVAKTIPYIVEEINKEGFDGKILVGCGQYELYRLIQDYPDNIKILGKIRINPGNIGFGDKRDEKFEKIIEYAITHDLPVRIGVNWGSLDKYLSQKLMDENSLSSNPKTSDVILRKTLVMSALGSAKKAEKIGLNAEKIIISCKVSRVQDLILVYTALAKSSNYALHLGLTEAGMGNKGVVNTTAGLTYLLQNGIGDTIRASLTQRPGESRTNEVVVCQEILQSIGLRYFNPQVSSCPGCGRTSSDRFRILTKEVNGYIKTHMPVWKKNNPGVEYMKVAVMGCIVNGPGESKHANLGISLPGYGEKPVSAVYKDGKYFKTLQGDNIFEEFKEIISDYVEKHYT, from the coding sequence ATGCTAGATAGAGACCTGACATTGAGTGATGATGCATATGAGTCATCGCCGGTTTCCAGGCATAAAACTCATGCTGTAAAAGTTGGACAAGTGAAGATAGGTGGAAATAATCCTATAGTTGTTCAATCCATGGCACTTGGTACACATATAGATTCTGACAACATAAAAAGCAGTGCTCAGAAATATGCAAAAGAAGTAATAGAACTAGCGCATGCAGGTTCAGAGTTGGTGCGAATTGCTTTGAACTCAGAGGAAGTAGCAAAAACAATACCTTATATAGTAGAGGAAATAAATAAAGAAGGCTTTGATGGTAAGATATTAGTAGGCTGTGGACAATATGAGCTCTACAGGCTGATTCAGGATTATCCAGACAACATTAAAATTCTGGGTAAAATTAGGATAAATCCAGGTAATATAGGCTTTGGTGATAAACGTGATGAAAAATTTGAAAAAATTATAGAGTATGCAATAACGCATGATCTTCCTGTCAGAATTGGAGTAAATTGGGGTAGTCTTGATAAGTACCTTTCACAAAAATTAATGGATGAAAACTCCTTGTCTAGTAATCCAAAAACTTCTGATGTTATATTACGTAAGACGCTTGTAATGTCTGCTCTTGGTAGTGCAAAAAAAGCTGAAAAGATTGGCCTTAATGCAGAGAAAATAATCATTTCATGTAAAGTCAGTAGAGTGCAGGATTTAATTTTAGTTTATACGGCACTTGCAAAATCTTCCAATTATGCGCTGCATTTGGGTTTAACCGAAGCTGGTATGGGTAACAAAGGCGTAGTAAATACCACAGCAGGGCTTACTTATTTATTGCAAAATGGTATTGGAGACACTATCCGGGCTTCTTTAACTCAGCGCCCTGGTGAATCACGCACTAATGAGGTGGTAGTATGTCAGGAAATACTGCAGTCTATAGGTTTGCGCTACTTTAACCCTCAGGTGAGTTCATGTCCTGGTTGTGGACGCACAAGTAGCGATCGTTTTCGTATATTAACTAAGGAAGTAAATGGCTACATAAAAACTCATATGCCGGTATGGAAGAAAAATAATCCTGGTGTAGAGTATATGAAAGTTGCTGTTATGGGATGCATAGTAAATGGTCCTGGAGAGAGCAAACATGCAAATCTGGGGATCAGCCTGCCTGGGTATGGAGAAAAACCTGTTTCAGCAGTCTACAAAGACGGCAAATATTTCAAAACTTTACAAGGTGATAATATTTTTGAAGAATTTAAGGAAATTATTAGTGATTATGTGGAGAAGCATTACACATAA
- a CDS encoding heme exporter protein CcmB, whose amino-acid sequence MISLVKKLVINDNNLTYIVCIFIIMLSLSSYTLENNSKQEIILTLTWICATFVLQISTNNLFTSDYHDGILEQIFLQPLSSRLIVAYKIFAHWLLFGLPISVISFMFSFAILGNNIEHSIAVGVSLLFNTLIIINISATGNALMIGRNNLASGVSQILVLPMIMPTFVYFKLLTQFENLSLNIYTLLITILIFVILIVNSTITTHIALKFAVEQD is encoded by the coding sequence ATGATTAGTTTGGTAAAAAAATTAGTAATAAATGATAATAATCTTACTTATATAGTATGTATTTTTATTATAATGTTAAGTTTATCTTCATATACACTTGAAAACAACAGTAAACAAGAAATCATATTAACATTAACATGGATATGTGCTACATTTGTTTTGCAGATCTCTACAAATAATTTATTTACATCTGATTATCATGATGGAATATTAGAGCAAATCTTTTTACAGCCACTCTCTTCTAGGCTGATAGTTGCTTATAAAATCTTCGCTCACTGGTTGTTATTTGGGTTACCGATTTCAGTGATTTCTTTCATGTTCAGCTTTGCAATTCTAGGCAATAATATTGAACATTCAATAGCAGTTGGAGTGTCTTTATTATTTAATACGCTGATAATCATTAATATTTCAGCTACTGGAAATGCATTGATGATTGGTCGAAATAACTTAGCATCAGGAGTGTCGCAAATTCTTGTTTTGCCAATGATAATGCCAACTTTTGTATATTTCAAATTGCTAACTCAATTTGAAAATTTATCCTTGAATATTTATACACTACTAATCACCATCTTAATTTTTGTCATTTTAATTGTTAACAGCACTATAACTACTCACATAGCATTAAAATTTGCTGTGGAGCAGGATTGA
- a CDS encoding class II aldolase/adducin family protein: MLLTNSELKRDLVNAYQILSYLKLDDHTYTHLSVRSEDKKSFYVYPFGIRFYEVDESSLMKVSFDGNIIEGKEYQYNKTGYVIHGFIYQARKDIQAIFHLHTPSIVAVSSLKDGLLPISQWALHFYNKLSYHDYNSLALDDTEGKRLIADLKENFVMLMHNHGSITCGQTIQEAMFYMYHLEQACKTQCLTLAMNRELSIPSEEICSKAVKDLLSFESNLGERDWHAWVRLIKGKL; the protein is encoded by the coding sequence ATGTTATTAACAAATAGTGAGTTGAAAAGAGACCTAGTTAACGCCTATCAAATTTTATCTTATCTTAAATTAGATGATCATACGTATACTCATCTCTCTGTACGTTCTGAAGATAAAAAATCATTTTATGTTTATCCTTTTGGTATACGTTTTTATGAAGTAGATGAAAGTTCATTGATGAAAGTATCGTTTGATGGGAATATAATTGAAGGCAAAGAATATCAATATAATAAAACTGGCTATGTAATCCATGGCTTCATTTATCAAGCAAGGAAAGATATTCAAGCAATTTTTCATCTACATACACCTTCTATTGTAGCAGTTTCTTCTCTCAAGGATGGATTACTCCCAATAAGTCAGTGGGCGCTGCACTTTTATAATAAGTTATCTTACCATGATTATAATTCCCTGGCACTTGATGATACAGAAGGAAAAAGATTAATAGCTGATTTGAAAGAAAATTTTGTGATGTTAATGCACAATCATGGATCTATAACATGTGGTCAGACTATACAAGAAGCAATGTTTTATATGTATCACTTAGAACAAGCTTGTAAAACTCAATGCCTGACGCTAGCAATGAATAGGGAGTTGTCAATTCCAAGTGAAGAAATTTGCTCAAAAGCCGTAAAGGATCTTCTGTCTTTCGAAAGCAATCTTGGTGAGAGAGATTGGCACGCATGGGTTAGGTTGATTAAAGGTAAGTTATAA
- a CDS encoding TraR/DksA family transcriptional regulator: MEKLIKIKLPEDYVPSENEEYMNVKQLEYFSLKLQSILSELEKQDLEDSSIYSDSENGELIKRRKDRKEKIKEALEKIKLGIYGYCDGTGEEIGVERLKANPLAMYCIEEQERIEKEKNVYNIND, from the coding sequence ATGGAAAAATTAATAAAAATAAAGTTACCGGAAGATTACGTTCCTTCAGAAAATGAAGAATATATGAACGTAAAACAACTGGAATACTTTAGCTTAAAGTTACAATCAATACTCTCTGAACTGGAGAAACAAGATCTAGAAGATAGTAGTATTTATTCTGATAGTGAAAATGGAGAATTAATTAAGCGCCGAAAAGATAGAAAAGAAAAAATTAAGGAGGCGTTGGAAAAAATAAAATTAGGCATTTATGGTTACTGCGATGGAACGGGAGAAGAAATAGGAGTCGAAAGACTTAAAGCTAATCCGCTTGCTATGTATTGTATTGAAGAACAAGAGAGAATAGAAAAAGAAAAGAACGTGTATAACATTAATGATTAG
- a CDS encoding ankyrin repeat domain-containing protein, which translates to MPSEQEIKSAYRKLALKYHPDKHSEAVKKQNEEKFKKLGTAYEFLTKENIEGVKNLTDENLNEINSPGDLRFYLYRALYNQDIKFLEKLFSKFKSSKDGRFGDYINEELICIYFPLSIDLMQAKNSRDYSILRLLLENVADPNIRLLNNNEASLCYYMVLNDSRIVELLLQYGADPNMVDRNGKNPLFEAFLCDDDHTMEILLKYGANPNMLDENGRGPLYQAINCDNDKREKYLELLLKYGADPNQKVNGSRVIECAPYFTNNGVMNLIKTLTLPYGSNDKVKGLMAEYGGVDRRYLRDQAILTCCCLIVASATF; encoded by the coding sequence GTGCCCAGTGAACAAGAAATTAAATCAGCGTATAGAAAATTAGCCTTGAAATATCATCCTGATAAACATTCAGAAGCTGTAAAGAAACAAAATGAGGAGAAATTTAAAAAGCTAGGTACTGCATATGAATTTCTCACTAAGGAAAATATAGAAGGGGTTAAAAATCTAACTGACGAAAATTTAAATGAAATTAATTCACCTGGAGATTTGAGGTTTTACTTATATAGAGCTCTATATAATCAGGATATAAAATTTCTTGAAAAGCTTTTTTCCAAATTCAAAAGCAGTAAAGATGGAAGATTTGGTGATTACATCAATGAAGAACTTATTTGTATTTACTTTCCATTATCTATTGATTTAATGCAAGCCAAAAATTCAAGAGATTATAGTATTTTGAGACTTCTTTTAGAAAATGTTGCTGACCCTAACATAAGGCTACTCAATAATAATGAAGCTTCGTTATGCTATTATATGGTTCTCAACGACAGCAGAATTGTAGAGTTATTGTTACAATATGGTGCTGACCCTAATATGGTAGATAGAAATGGTAAAAATCCGTTGTTTGAAGCGTTTTTGTGTGATGATGATCATACTATGGAAATACTTTTGAAATATGGTGCTAATCCTAATATGTTAGATGAAAATGGTCGAGGTCCATTATATCAAGCAATCAATTGTGACAACGATAAACGCGAAAAATATTTAGAGTTGCTTTTAAAGTATGGTGCAGATCCTAATCAGAAGGTTAATGGCTCCAGAGTTATAGAGTGTGCTCCATATTTCACTAATAATGGTGTAATGAATTTGATTAAAACGCTTACTCTGCCATACGGTAGCAATGATAAAGTTAAAGGGTTGATGGCTGAATACGGTGGAGTTGATAGACGTTATCTACGTGATCAAGCAATACTGACTTGTTGTTGCTTAATCGTCGCTTCTGCTACTTTTTAG